The Eleginops maclovinus isolate JMC-PN-2008 ecotype Puerto Natales chromosome 24, JC_Emac_rtc_rv5, whole genome shotgun sequence genome contains a region encoding:
- the LOC134860764 gene encoding A disintegrin and metalloproteinase with thrombospondin motifs 5 — protein sequence MVRILGALVEGMLCFRLLLLCVVELELGAGLSTFQGFYLPPANGSLLTPARRTDGVVRNIDRIYHGGGKVGYLLYLDGSRFQLDMERDESVLSHHFGPQSVLALMGDAPLQRECAYRGTVDSNAESLAVFNLCGGGLEGFFAVDHARYTITPIVRARGHEHDARVLQDKDAENALHVFTRESFSFEAMSEGRESCGTRDRGRGRRDAKKIRRDRGVRRERERRAQESANNHGARSKRSVSRARHVELLLVADDTMTRKYGTDLNHYLLTLASIASKLYGHASIENPIRLSVVKVRVLSDKEKGLEVTKNAAATLKSFCRWQNQQNQRDDEHQDHHDAAILFTRQDLCGHHSCDTLGMADVGTICSPERSCAVIEDDGLHAAFTVAHEIGHLLGLSHDDSKFCEERFGVNSDKRLMSSILTSIDASKPWSRCTSATITDFFDDGNAECLLDSPHSPLLGPEELPGQSYDAVRQCRLAFGPEYTVCPGMDVCARLWCAVIRQGQMVCLTKKLPAVEGTPCGKGRICLQGKCVDKTRKRHYSASNHGSWSSWGPWGGCTRTCGGGVQFAQRLCNNPPPRNNGRYCTGKRAIYRSCSVTPCPPAIKSFRLEQCEVRNGPQTDPKGVKTFVEWVPKYAGVLPKDVCKLTCRAKGTGYYVVFSQRVVDGTECRPYSSSVCVKGKCVRTGCDGIIGSKLQFDKCGICGGDSTGCIRVVGNYTKKSKGYTDVVKIPAGSTHIKVRQHKAKDQTRYTAYLALRRPSNEYLLNGKFMISTSETIIPLNGSVLNYSGWSQRDEWLHSMGPGALQEALVVQILATDAKKPLDVRYSFFMPRRTAPQLSSPKSIPTQSTTTTSSTTTTSSTPKVLVPTASGPSTPTPGPHWVTGSWMSCSRTCDTGWQSRTVQCKDQEGKLSKGCTLGVRPSAFKHCLVKKC from the exons ATGGTGCGGATCCTTGGTGCTCTGGTCGAGGGCATGCTCTGCTTTCGGCTACTGTTGCTGTGCGTCGTGGAGTTGGAGCTGGGAGCAGGTCTCTCTACTTTCCAGGGTTTCTATCTTCCACCTGCGAACGGGTCTCTCCTCACACCTGCCCGGAGGACTGACGGGGTGGTGCGGAACATTGACCGGATTTACCACGGGGGAGGGAAGGTGGGCTACCTGCTGTACCTGGACGGGAGCCGCTTCCAGCTGGACATGGAGAGGGACGAGTCGGTGCTGTCGCATCACTTCGGCCCCCAGTCTGTGCTCGCTCTGATGGGGGACGCGCCTTTGCAGCGGGAGTGCGCGTACCGCGGGACGGTGGACTCCAACGCGGAGTCCCTGGCGGTCTTCAACCTTTGTGGCGGGGGGCTCGAGGGATTCTTCGCCGTGGACCACGCACGCTACACCATCACGCCAATCGTAAGGGCGCGGGGACACGAGCATGACGCACGCGTGCTGCAGGACAAGGACGCAGAGAACGCGCTCCACGTTTTCACGCGCGAGAGTTTCAGCTTCGAGGCCATGAGTGAGGGGCGCGAGAGCTGCGGGACCCGAGACAGGGGGAGAGGACGCCGGGATGCGAAGAAGATACGCCGGGACAGAGGGgtaaggagggagagagagaggcgcgCGCAGGAAAGCGCAAATAACCATGGCGCGCGGAGCAAGAGGTCGGTGTCTCGCGCCAGGCacgtggagctgctgctggtggccGACGACACCATGACCCGGAAGTACGGGACGGACCTGAACCACTACCTGCTCACTCTGGCCTCCATAGCATCCAAGCTGTACGGGCACGCGAGCATCGAGAACCCCATCCGGCTGTCCGTGGTGAAGGTGCGCGTGCTCAGCGACAAGGAGAAGGGGCTCGAGGTGACCAAGAACGCGGCGGCGACCCTGAAGAGTTTCTGCAGGTGGCAGAACCAGCAGAACCAGCGAGACGACGAGCACCAGGACCACCACGACGCTGCCATCCTCTTCACCAGGCAG GACCTGTGTGGCCACCACTCCTGCGACACGCTAGGCATGGCGGACGTGGGCACCATCTGCTCCCCTGAGAGGAGCTGCGCCGTCATTGAGGACGACGGGCTTCACGCTGCGTTCACTGTCGCCCATGAGATAG GCCACCTGCTCGGTTTGTCCCACGATGACTCCAAGTTCTGCGAGGAGCGCTTCGGTGTGAACAGCGACAAGCGGCTCATGTCTTCCATCCTCACCTCCATCGACGCCTCCAAACCCTGGAGCCGCTGCACCTCGGCCACCATCACGGACTTCTTCGACGATGGCAACG CCGAGTGTCTCCTGGACTCCCCCCACTCGCCCCTCTTGGGCCCCGAGGAACTCCCGGGCCAGAGCTACGACGCCGTCCGCCAGTGCCGCCTCGCCTTCGGCCCCGAGTACACCGTGTGCCCGGGGATGGACGTGTGCGCCCGCCTGTGGTGCGCCGTGATCCGCCAGGGCCAGATGGTGTGTCTGACCAAGAAGTTGCCGGCCGTGGAGGGGACGCCCTGCGGGAAGGGACGCATTTGCCTGCAGGGGAAGTGTGTGGACAAGACCCGCAAGAGACACTACTCG GCGTCCAACCACGGCAGCTGGAGCTCCTGGGGTCCTTGGGGCGGCTGCACCAGGACGTGCGGAGGCGGGGTGCAGTTCGCCCAGCGCCTGTGCAACAACCCGCCGCCGCGCAACAACGGGCGCTACTGCACGGGGAAGAGAGCCATCTATCGGTCCTGCAGCGTGACACCATGCCCGCCAGCCA TTAAGAGTTTCCGGCTGGAGCAATGTGAGGTGCGCAACGGCCCCCAGACAGATCCTAAAGGGGTGAAGACGTTTGTTGAGTGGGTGCCGAAGTACGCCGGGGTCCTGCCTAAAGACGTGTGCAAGCTGACCTGCAGGGCGAAAGGGACGGGATACTACGTGGTGTTCTCTCAGAGG GTGGTAGATGGGACCGAGTGTCGTCCGTACAGCAGCTCGGTGTGCGTGAAAGGGAAGTGTGTGCGGACGGGCTGCGACGGCATCATCGGCTCCAAGCTGCAATTTGATAAGTGTGGTATATGTGGGGGCGACAGCACGGGATGTATACGAGTGGTTGGCAACTACACCAAGAAGAG TAAGGGCTACACTGACGTGGTGAAGATCCCGGCAGGCTCCACCCACATTAAGGTCCGTCAGCACAAGGCGAAGGACCAGACGCGCTACACCGCCTACTTGGCCCTGCGCCGGCCCAGCAACGAGTACCTCCTCAACGGCAAGTTCATGATCTCCACCTCCGAGACGATCATCCCCCTCAACGGCTCTGTGCTCAACTACAGCGGCTGGAGCCAGAGGGACGAGTGGCTCCACAGCATGGGGCCCGGGGCGCTTCAGGAAGCCTTAGTGGTGCAGATCCTAGCGACGGATGCTAAGAAGCCGCTGGATGTTCGCTACAGCTTCTTCATGCCACGCCGGACTGCTCCACAGCTATCCAGCCCGAAGTCCATCCCTACTCAgagcaccaccaccaccagtagCACCACTACAACTTCCTCCACTCCTAAAGTCCTGGTCCCAACGGCTTCAGGTCCCTCCACCCCAACCCCGGGGCCCCACTGGGTGACAGGGTCCTGGATGAGCTGCTCCAGGACTTGTGACACTGGCTGGCAGAGCCGGACTGTGCAGTGTAAGGACCAGGAAGGGAAACTATCCAAGGGCTGCACGTTAGGGGTCCGACCCTCCGCCTTCAAACACTGTCTGGTGAAGAAATGCTGA
- the adamts1 gene encoding A disintegrin and metalloproteinase with thrombospondin motifs 1 has product MSFSHVSIGLIVALCVSVVHSAWEESTVVPVRQDPTARSESETEPWRTLSAEEQEKEAEMREYRLDVFGKQLVLQLEPDQTFLAPGFVFHIVGTPESEPTQEPKSGAEPGCFFSGTVNGEDHSAAALNLCHGLRGGFYFQGEEYFIQPQNSTDFTGTEEDVHTIRRRGRAALAEEGSSKCGVNEDEARVPTNLEKEAKHGAANAEQTDHQRSKRFVSTPRYLEIMLVADQSMAEFHGAGLKPYLLTIMAVASRLYRHPSIHNSISLAVVKLLVVYEEERGPQVSSNAAMTLRNFCQWQRQHNPPSDRHPEHYDTAVLFTRTDLCGAHSCDTLGMADVGTVCDPDRSCSIVEDDGLQAAFTVAHELGHVFNMPHDDAQMCSGVNGAHWGSHMMASTLSNLDQQQPWSPCSALMVTTFLDNGHGQCLLDRPVKPQALPQPLPGTVYDADHQCRLTFGEDSQHCPDLSTTCAALWCTVTTSNGLLVCQTKNFPWADGTSCGHDSYCLAGQCLTKSQAAKHQTPVNGGWGLWGPWGDCSRTCGGGVQYSFRSCDNPLPKNGGKYCEGKRIQYRSCNTETCPDSNGLSFREEQCLAHNDMSAQVSLGSGEGVEWVPKYAGVSPKDRCKLVCRAKGTGYFFVLKSKVADGTPCSPDSTSVCVQGQCVKAGCDRVIGSNRRFDKCGVCGGDGSTCKKVSGSLERARPGYQDVVTIPAGATHLDVKQRAPGNGRNDNSYLAVRRQDGTYLLNGDYKLMTMETDIALQGALLRYSGSAAALERIRSFSPLPEPLTIQVLSVGKAPRPRVKYSYFAPRPNNAASISNSNASRRPSINAIREVGGAEWTLREWGPCSQTCGGGVQQREVVCVDPHSRPSRDCPEELRPLASRSCGVQSCPSWLLGEWSVCSKTCGRGFRKRQLRCIGHDGRTLTHDSCDPKDRPRPLLELCNQSAC; this is encoded by the exons ATGAGTTTTTCACACGTTTCCATTGGTTTAATCGTCGCTCTGTGCGTCAGCGTGGTGCATAGCGCCTGGGAGGAGAGCACCGTGGTGCCGGTCCGGCAAGACCCAACTGCCCGGTCGGAGAGCGAAACCGAGCCGTGGCGGACTCTCTCCGCggaggagcaggagaaagagGCGGAGATGAGGGAGTACAGGTTGGACGTGTTTGGCAAGCAGCTAGTGCTGCAGCTAGAGCCTGACCAGACCTTCTTGGCTCCTGGGTTTGTCTTCCACATTGTGGGGACTCCTGAGTCCGAACCCACACAGGAACCAAAAAGCGGAGCCGAGCCGGGGTGTTTCTTCTCCGGCACCGTGAACGGAGAGGATCACTCCGCCGCCGCGCTCAACCTGTGCCACGGTCTCAGGGGCGGATTCTACTTTCAGGGGGAAGAGTATTTTATCCAGCCTCAAAACTCCACTGACTTCACGGGCACCGAGGAGGATGTCCACACGATCCGCCGCAGAGGTCGGGCAGCTCTGGCTGAGGAGGGGAGCTCCAAGTGTGGGGTCAACGAGGACGAGGCGAGGGTGCCAACAAATCTGGAGAAAGAAGCCAAGCACGGAGCAGCTAACGCAGAGCAGACAG atcACCAAAGGAGCAAGCGTTTTGTCTCCACGCCTCGCTACCTGGAGATCATGCTGGTGGCTGACCAGTCCATGGCTGAGTTTCACGGAGCCGGCCTCAAGCCCTACCTGCTGACCATCATGGCAGTGGCATCCCGCCTCTACCGCCACCCCAGCATCCACAACTCCATCAGCCTGGCGGTGGTGAAGCTGCTGGTGGTGTACGAAGAGGAGCGAGGCCCTCAGGTGTCCTCAAACGCCGCCATGACCCTCCGCAACTTCTGCCAGTGGCAGCGGCAGCACAACCCGCCCAGTGACCGCCACCCCGAGCACTATGACACCGCGGTGCTCTTCACCAGGACG GATCTGTGTGGTGCCCACTCCTGTGACACCCTGGGCATGGCAGATGTCGGCACAGTGTGTGACCCGGACAGAAGCTGCTCTATTGTTGAGGATGATGGGCTTCAAGCTGCATTTACTGTGGCCCATGAACTTG GCCACGTCTTCAACATGCCTCATGATGATGCCCAGATGTGCTCCGGGGTCAACGGTGCCCACTGGGGCTCCCACATGATGGCCTCCACCCTGTCCAACCTGGACCAGCAGCAGCCGTGGTCCCCCTGCTCCGCCCTCATGGTCACCACCTTCCTGGACAACGGCCACGGTCAGTGTCTGCTGGACAGACCGGTCAAACCTCAGGCGCTCCCTCAGCCTCTGCCGGGGACGGTGTACGACGCGGACCATCAGTGCCGTCTCACCTTTGGAGAAGACTCCCAGCACTGCCCCGACCTGAGCACCACCTGCGCGGCTCTGTGGTGCACCGTGACCACGTCAAATGGTTTGCTGGTGTGCCAGACCAAGAACTTCCCCTGGGCTGATGGGACTTCATGCGGGCACGACAGCTACTGCCTGGCTGGACAGTGTCTCACCAAGAGCCAAGCTGCCAAACACCAG ACTCCTGTCAATGGCGGCTGGGGGCTGTGGGGTCCATGGGGCGACTGCTCTCGAACCTGCGGTGGGGGGGTGCAGTATTCCTTCCGCTCCTGCGACAACCCTTTGCCCAAAAATGGGGGCAAGTACTGTGAGGGGAAGAGGATCCAGTACCGCTCATGCAACACTGAAACCTGCCCCGATAGCAACG gcCTGTCATTCCGCGAGGAGCAGTGCTTGGCGCACAATGACATGTCGGCCCAGGTGTCGCTGGGTTCAGGCGAGGGAGTCGAGTGGGTGCCCAAATATGCCGGAGTCTCACCCAAAGACCGCTGCAAGCTGGTGTGCAGAGCCAAGGGCACCGGATACTTCTTTGTCCTCAAATCTAAG GTGGCTGACGGAACTCCCTGCAGCCCAGACtctacctctgtgtgtgtccaagGCCAGTGTGTGAAGGCCGGGTGTGATCGCGTCATCGGCTCCAACCGGCGCTTCGATAAGTGTGGAGTGTGTGGTGGAGACGGATCGACCTGCAAGAAGGTGTCAGGCTCTCTGGAGCGTGCCAG gCCTGGGTACCAGGATGTGGTCACCATTCCTGCCGGCGCCACCCACCTGGACGTGAAGCAGCGCGCCCCCGGAAATGGTCGCAATGACAACAGCTACCTGGCAGTGCGTCGGCAGGACGGCACCTACCTGTTGAATGGCGATTACAAGCTGATGACCATGGAGACGGACATCGCCTTGCAAGGGGCGCTTCTGCGGTACAGCGGCTCCGCCGCCGCCCTGGAGCGCATCCGGAGCTTCTCCCCACTACCGGAGCCCCTCACCATCCAGGTGCTGTCTGTCGGGAAGGCCCCCAGACCTCGGGTTAAATACAGCTACTTTGCACCAAGACCCAACAACGCTGCCTCCATCTCCAACAGCAATGCAAGCCGCCGGCCGTCCATCAACGCCATCAGGGAGGTGGGTGGAGCCGAGTGGACTCTTAGGGAGTGGGGTCCCTGCTCCCAGACGTGTGGAGGAGGCGTGCAGCAGAGGGAGGTGGTGTGTGTCGATCCCCACAGCCGTCCCTCGAGAGATTGCCCCGAGGAGCTGCGCCCCTTGGCCTCGCGGTCCTGCGGCGTCCAGTCATGTCCCTCCTGGCTCCTCGGGGAGTGGTCGGTGTGTTCAAAAACCTGCGGACGAGGCTTCCGCAAACGCCAACTGCGCTGCATCGGCCACGACGGGCGCACACTAACACATGACAGCTGTGACCCCAAAGACCGGCCGCGACCCCTGCTGGAACTGTGCAATCAGAGCGCCTGCTGA